The Streptomyces sp. HUAS CB01 genome has a segment encoding these proteins:
- a CDS encoding serine/threonine-protein kinase, producing MEHAQSASTAAGLLLAGRYRLTESIGRGGMGKVWRAQDEVLHRTVAVKELTAGLYVSEADRTVLHARTQKEARAAARISHPNVVTVHDVLEYDGRPWIVMQYVDGPSLADAAKESGRIEPAEAARIGLHVLGALRAAHAAGVLHRDVKPGNVLLASDGRVLLTDFGIAAIEGDSTITRTGELVGSIDYLAPERVRGGDPGPASDLWSLGATLYTAVEGTSPFRRTSPLSTMQAVVTEEHPPAPHAAALEPVISALLRKEPEQRPPADEAERMLLEAMEGRRPRAAQAYVPTQTVDPEERRAATALLTGRTAAPVTTTPAPKRSGGWRRALVVAVLAAVVGGTAGFLALRYGSGGGSPAPHDAGPSASSGTTSGASGAAAKPADGEKWQRVRDPEGFSLLVPEGWTRQKDGDQIDYTPDNGRRLIRISIDPTPDFENPYMHMLDVEKTVRKRLPKYERVRLDQNTFRDQENSALWEFTWTETKNNAGERRAIDQVYFGGDGTEYALYMSSPAEEWATTRQRFDKMVQSFQPSAG from the coding sequence GTGGAACACGCACAGAGCGCGAGTACGGCAGCGGGACTTCTCCTGGCCGGCCGGTACCGGCTGACCGAGAGCATCGGCCGCGGAGGCATGGGCAAGGTCTGGCGGGCGCAGGACGAAGTCCTCCACCGGACGGTCGCGGTCAAGGAACTCACCGCCGGTCTCTACGTGTCCGAGGCAGACCGCACGGTGCTGCACGCGCGCACCCAGAAGGAGGCCCGCGCGGCCGCCCGGATCAGCCACCCCAACGTTGTCACCGTCCACGACGTGCTGGAGTACGACGGCCGGCCGTGGATCGTGATGCAGTACGTCGACGGGCCGTCACTCGCCGACGCGGCAAAGGAGTCCGGGCGCATCGAGCCGGCCGAGGCCGCCCGTATCGGGCTGCACGTCCTCGGCGCCCTGCGTGCCGCGCACGCCGCCGGCGTGCTGCACCGCGACGTCAAGCCCGGCAACGTGCTGCTGGCCTCCGACGGACGGGTCCTCCTCACCGACTTCGGGATCGCCGCGATCGAGGGCGACTCGACCATCACCAGGACCGGGGAACTCGTCGGCTCCATCGACTACCTGGCCCCCGAGCGGGTCCGGGGCGGCGATCCCGGGCCGGCCTCCGACCTGTGGTCCCTGGGCGCCACCCTCTACACGGCGGTGGAGGGGACGTCGCCCTTCCGGCGCACGTCACCGTTGTCCACGATGCAGGCCGTGGTGACCGAGGAGCATCCGCCCGCCCCGCACGCGGCGGCGCTGGAGCCCGTCATCTCCGCTCTGTTGCGCAAGGAGCCCGAGCAGCGGCCACCGGCCGACGAGGCCGAACGGATGCTGCTGGAGGCGATGGAGGGGAGGCGGCCCAGAGCGGCGCAGGCGTACGTGCCGACACAGACCGTGGATCCGGAGGAGCGGCGTGCGGCGACCGCGCTGCTCACCGGCCGGACTGCGGCCCCCGTGACCACCACGCCCGCGCCGAAACGTTCCGGCGGCTGGCGCCGGGCGCTGGTCGTGGCCGTCCTCGCGGCCGTGGTCGGAGGCACCGCCGGGTTCCTCGCCCTCCGGTACGGGAGCGGCGGCGGGAGCCCCGCCCCCCACGACGCCGGACCCTCCGCCTCGTCCGGCACCACGTCCGGTGCCTCGGGCGCGGCCGCGAAGCCCGCGGACGGGGAGAAGTGGCAGCGGGTGCGGGACCCGGAGGGCTTCAGCCTGCTCGTACCGGAGGGCTGGACCCGTCAGAAGGACGGCGACCAGATCGACTACACACCCGACAACGGCCGCCGGCTCATCCGCATCAGCATCGACCCGACGCCCGACTTCGAGAACCCGTACATGCACATGCTCGACGTCGAGAAGACGGTCAGGAAGCGGCTGCCGAAGTACGAGCGGGTGCGGCTCGACCAGAACACCTTCCGGGACCAGGAGAACTCCGCGCTGTGGGAGTTCACCTGGACCGAGACCAAGAACAACGCGGGTGAGCGGCGCGCCATCGACCAGGTCTACTTCGGCGGGGACGGGACCGAGTACGCGCTCTACATGTCGAGTCCGGCGGAGGAATGGGCGACGACCCGGCAGCGCTTCGACAAAATGGTGCAGAGCTTCCAGCCCTCGGCGGGGTGA
- a CDS encoding protein kinase domain-containing protein, giving the protein MSEAEQSRDTTREPLRDAQREGERPTGADSAASSAGTPAGRSDAGPGSRDGGSGGAADKGTARDTARGASDDDARRGGEDGGADAVNASEDAAGDAKPAAGRTPARPGPVGANASADDGGTRAKPAAGQADLMKDGGPQSTDRRPDSDQAAPAAASGPGPVPDRADPAERGAADAAGRRPAGAPADGAAPDAGRGAAPGASKDARPDPRLPGAGDAVGKATPGAAKESGGQGVSGRGEAKAAKAADAGSGSAGRSGAAKESGGQGVSGRGEAEAAKAADAGRGPSGRPGDAKAAAAPSRRGQSAEGRLLAGRYRLGGVLGRGGMGTVWRADDETLGRTVAVKELRFPSSIDEDEKRRLITRTLREAKAIARIRNTGAVTVYDVVDEDDRPWIVMELIEGKSLAEAIREDGLLTPRRAAEVGLAVLDVLRSAHREGILHRDVKPSNVLISSDGRVVLTDFGIAQVEGDPSITSTGMLVGAPSYISPERARGHKPGPAADLWSLGGLLYASVEGCPPYDKGSAIATLTAVMTEPLDPPKNAGPLEEVIYGLLAKDPAQRLDDAGARALLRQVIDTPERPAQPEPSPEATRVVALPPVPPEPALPTRDRAKEAADAAAERVRGALRSVRNAAKSEAGGKDGAPKPSTAPAAIRTTPVRAPLTDVVPRRTLVVIALVAALAVLTTVLVVTLGGDGDKGGQNKPKSDTSAGTTAGGEAKDTGGATGDGGSGRDDQGKGDGQATGGTGKDTGSTGTGGEQPSGGKDPGAPAGGALPAGYAMVSNDQFRFTMAMPASFRRTGTAGQNSGAIFSANGGFPRVQVDFTDSPKGDAAAAWNAARFAVSGSSSGYKHLGIKAVEYKGYPTVADWSFERNQGGQRVRVLNRGFKVDARHGYSIMISCKASEWDGAECSTLRKTAFATFAPKD; this is encoded by the coding sequence ATGTCGGAGGCGGAGCAGTCGCGGGACACGACACGGGAACCTCTTCGGGACGCACAGCGGGAGGGCGAGCGCCCCACCGGCGCGGACTCCGCGGCGAGTTCGGCCGGGACACCGGCAGGGCGTTCGGACGCGGGCCCCGGCTCCCGTGACGGCGGTTCGGGTGGGGCCGCGGACAAGGGCACGGCACGGGACACCGCGCGCGGTGCGTCGGACGACGACGCCCGCCGGGGCGGCGAGGACGGCGGCGCCGACGCGGTGAACGCGTCCGAGGACGCGGCCGGGGACGCGAAGCCGGCCGCCGGGCGTACCCCGGCCCGGCCCGGCCCCGTCGGCGCGAACGCGTCCGCGGACGACGGCGGTACGCGTGCGAAGCCGGCGGCGGGGCAGGCGGACCTGATGAAGGACGGTGGGCCACAGAGCACGGACCGGCGACCGGATTCCGACCAGGCCGCTCCGGCGGCCGCTTCGGGACCCGGGCCGGTGCCGGACCGGGCGGACCCGGCCGAGCGCGGTGCGGCGGATGCCGCGGGCCGTCGGCCGGCCGGCGCTCCCGCGGACGGTGCCGCGCCGGACGCCGGCCGCGGTGCCGCGCCGGGCGCGAGCAAGGACGCCCGGCCCGATCCGCGGTTGCCCGGCGCCGGCGACGCCGTGGGCAAGGCAACGCCCGGCGCGGCGAAGGAGTCCGGGGGCCAGGGGGTTTCCGGGCGTGGGGAGGCGAAGGCGGCCAAGGCCGCGGACGCGGGTTCCGGGTCGGCCGGTCGGTCCGGCGCGGCGAAGGAGTCCGGGGGCCAGGGGGTTTCCGGGCGTGGGGAGGCGGAGGCGGCCAAGGCCGCGGACGCGGGCCGCGGGCCGTCCGGACGGCCGGGCGACGCGAAGGCCGCGGCGGCCCCGTCGCGACGCGGACAGAGCGCCGAGGGACGGCTGTTGGCCGGCCGTTACCGGCTCGGAGGCGTGCTCGGGCGCGGTGGCATGGGCACCGTCTGGCGCGCCGACGACGAGACGCTCGGCCGCACCGTCGCCGTGAAGGAACTGCGCTTCCCGAGCAGCATCGACGAGGACGAGAAGCGCCGGCTCATCACCCGTACCCTGCGCGAGGCGAAGGCCATCGCGCGGATCCGCAACACCGGCGCCGTCACGGTCTACGACGTCGTCGACGAGGACGACCGCCCGTGGATCGTGATGGAGCTCATCGAGGGCAAGTCCCTCGCCGAGGCCATCCGTGAGGACGGTCTTCTGACGCCCCGCCGGGCCGCCGAGGTAGGTCTCGCCGTCCTCGACGTGCTGCGCTCCGCGCACCGGGAGGGCATCCTGCACCGCGATGTGAAGCCGTCCAACGTGCTCATCTCGTCGGACGGCCGGGTCGTGCTCACCGACTTCGGCATCGCCCAGGTCGAGGGCGACCCCTCGATCACCTCCACCGGCATGCTCGTCGGCGCGCCGTCGTACATCTCCCCGGAGCGCGCCCGGGGCCACAAGCCGGGTCCGGCCGCCGACCTCTGGTCGCTGGGCGGGCTGCTGTACGCGAGCGTGGAGGGCTGCCCCCCGTACGACAAGGGCTCCGCCATCGCGACGCTGACCGCCGTGATGACCGAGCCGCTCGATCCCCCGAAGAACGCCGGGCCGCTGGAGGAGGTCATCTACGGCCTGCTCGCCAAGGACCCGGCGCAGCGGCTCGACGACGCGGGTGCCCGTGCGCTGCTGCGGCAGGTGATCGACACCCCCGAGCGCCCGGCGCAGCCGGAGCCCTCGCCGGAGGCGACCCGGGTGGTCGCCCTGCCGCCCGTTCCGCCCGAGCCGGCCCTCCCCACCAGGGACCGGGCCAAGGAGGCCGCCGACGCGGCGGCCGAACGGGTCCGTGGAGCGCTGCGTTCCGTGCGGAACGCGGCGAAGAGCGAGGCCGGGGGCAAGGACGGCGCCCCCAAGCCCTCGACGGCGCCCGCGGCCATCCGGACCACGCCCGTGCGGGCGCCGCTCACCGACGTGGTGCCGCGGCGCACGCTGGTGGTCATCGCGCTCGTCGCCGCGCTCGCGGTCCTCACCACCGTGCTCGTCGTCACGCTGGGCGGGGACGGGGACAAGGGCGGGCAGAACAAGCCGAAGAGCGACACCTCCGCAGGGACCACCGCGGGCGGCGAGGCCAAGGACACCGGCGGCGCCACGGGCGACGGCGGCAGCGGCCGCGACGACCAGGGCAAGGGCGACGGCCAGGCCACGGGCGGCACCGGCAAGGACACCGGGAGCACGGGCACGGGCGGTGAGCAGCCGTCCGGTGGCAAGGACCCCGGAGCCCCCGCCGGGGGCGCTCTCCCCGCCGGGTACGCGATGGTGTCGAACGACCAGTTCCGCTTCACCATGGCGATGCCGGCGTCCTTCCGCCGCACCGGCACCGCCGGCCAGAACTCGGGCGCGATCTTCAGCGCGAACGGCGGCTTCCCGCGTGTCCAGGTCGACTTCACCGACAGCCCCAAGGGCGACGCCGCGGCCGCCTGGAACGCCGCGCGGTTCGCGGTGAGTGGCAGCAGCAGCGGCTACAAGCACCTCGGGATCAAGGCCGTCGAGTACAAGGGCTATCCGACGGTCGCCGACTGGAGCTTCGAGCGGAACCAGGGCGGCCAGCGGGTGCGGGTGCTCAACCGCGGTTTCAAGGTCGACGCCCGGCACGGCTACTCGATCATGATCAGCTGCAAGGCGAGCGAGTGGGACGGCGCGGAGTGCAGCACGCTGCGCAAAACCGCGTTCGCGACGTTCGCCCCGAAGGACTGA
- a CDS encoding protein kinase, giving the protein MDDYAGRVLADRYRLPLPPSDEYELVETRAFDTYSGQEVLVRQVPLPEVVEAEVVDDHGGGGVPAPRRAAGRTTRRPTDPAVRRAVEAAQAAAQIPDHPRLDQVFDVFAEDGSLWIVSELVAARPLAALLAEKPLNPYRAAEIGSDVLTALRALHAHGWTHRNITVRTVLVCDDGRVVLTGLAAGAAEEALCGYAPVPDPAAEVEEAEPVDPPYGTAYAPYAPPYSAGPAPLSTGGQESREPGAAARDPRWARPSYEQIPPPASPPDQAPGPLVPGPGGAGDRYTPPAYGYGFGGVPGDERAARAGAIAAYRAGARAAARLSEESRQGPADGEDEQDRPGDGARATGAGGPGASLHGGARRALPGSGDSGSAGGSGGGGWGAEGSFGSGGAGSAGGSGGAGRALSGSGDSGSAGGSGGGDWSTAEEEEGPFGTGDAVRPHGHAETGPAYGDPAGTGRATGDDDLSGHDDRTRDDDRTGGESRTAGRGPDERVHGDGGHEGRGPDELGGPAALPPAGRGTDGIGRLHHPGVRDERAAPEGSGAAPGTVAPPPRPGTALPAPRAGLPAPQWWSRPADADEADDADEHDDPDDGPHGGPRQDPPGGPRRVELAGVWRDGPGPASDGPLPLPAGGGAARYGGGARDALRADAQRGTDADAGARPVPAGGRWDEIVAAGAPAAAYRGPTTPLAAERARQTRIAVVGAVTERWAPEQAGPVHENWQLAPPIGPATDLWALGALLYRAVQGHAPYPEENAVELVQLVCAEPPAFAEECGPLRPVVESLLRQDPTERPDFEELRGWLRSLVRSAPEPDAGTEVVPLPSVDGTRLPVVRRRGELVRRRRGGAELRGRHRHRKVREPRPPREPRGRRDPRERPERSPRSLGRTLLFLILLVLAAAIAYAVLFMPKAGPGSAPRSSPASSSSQGPDRQGAPAGEAGGDPSPDGTGPQTSAPAVDLADGYVVRVDPEGFRIGVDKTWQRRPVNDSGQVRYVGGDFTLIVVPGRDTVAANGSDPMAYQRDKERELQPFRDSSWSTASGLRRIDVGKQAMAEGQFTWQDSTGREVYVRNLAMIVGGGYHVLQVIGPEDQRDKVTEIYQQATAAYRAGS; this is encoded by the coding sequence TTGGACGACTACGCGGGAAGGGTGCTGGCCGACCGCTACCGGCTTCCCCTGCCGCCCTCCGACGAGTACGAACTCGTCGAGACTCGCGCCTTCGACACCTACAGCGGCCAGGAAGTCCTCGTCCGGCAGGTTCCGTTGCCGGAGGTCGTCGAGGCGGAGGTGGTCGACGACCACGGCGGGGGCGGCGTTCCCGCCCCGCGCCGGGCTGCGGGGCGCACCACTCGCCGGCCGACCGACCCGGCGGTGCGGCGGGCCGTCGAGGCCGCCCAGGCCGCCGCGCAGATCCCCGACCATCCGCGGCTCGACCAGGTCTTCGACGTGTTCGCCGAGGACGGGTCGCTGTGGATAGTGAGCGAACTGGTCGCCGCGAGGCCCCTCGCCGCGCTGCTGGCGGAGAAGCCGCTGAACCCGTACCGGGCGGCCGAGATCGGCTCGGACGTGCTGACGGCCCTGCGCGCGCTCCACGCGCACGGCTGGACCCACCGGAACATCACCGTCCGCACGGTGCTCGTGTGCGACGACGGCCGCGTCGTGCTGACCGGCCTCGCCGCGGGCGCGGCGGAGGAGGCCCTGTGCGGGTACGCACCGGTCCCGGACCCGGCGGCCGAAGTCGAGGAGGCCGAGCCGGTGGACCCGCCCTACGGCACGGCGTACGCACCGTACGCGCCGCCGTATTCGGCCGGGCCGGCTCCGCTGAGCACCGGCGGGCAGGAGTCCCGCGAGCCGGGAGCGGCCGCGAGGGACCCCCGCTGGGCGCGGCCTTCCTACGAGCAGATCCCCCCGCCCGCGTCCCCGCCGGACCAGGCGCCCGGACCCCTCGTCCCCGGCCCCGGTGGCGCGGGCGACCGGTACACCCCTCCCGCCTACGGCTACGGATTCGGCGGCGTCCCGGGCGATGAGCGCGCGGCGCGTGCCGGCGCCATCGCCGCCTACCGGGCGGGGGCCCGCGCCGCGGCGCGGCTCAGCGAGGAGAGCCGACAGGGACCGGCCGACGGCGAGGACGAGCAGGACCGGCCCGGGGACGGCGCCCGCGCGACCGGCGCCGGCGGCCCGGGCGCGAGCCTTCACGGCGGTGCCCGGCGAGCCCTGCCCGGCAGTGGTGATTCCGGTTCCGCCGGCGGTTCCGGTGGCGGTGGTTGGGGTGCCGAGGGTTCGTTCGGCAGCGGTGGCGCCGGATCGGCGGGCGGCTCCGGCGGTGCCGGGCGAGCCCTGTCCGGCAGTGGTGATTCCGGTTCCGCCGGCGGTTCCGGTGGCGGTGACTGGAGTACCGCGGAGGAGGAGGAGGGTCCCTTCGGCACGGGGGACGCCGTCCGGCCGCACGGCCATGCCGAGACCGGTCCCGCGTACGGCGATCCCGCCGGCACCGGCCGCGCGACCGGCGACGACGATCTGTCCGGTCACGACGACCGGACCCGTGACGACGACCGGACGGGCGGCGAGAGCCGGACCGCCGGGCGCGGTCCCGACGAGCGCGTTCATGGCGACGGCGGTCACGAGGGCCGCGGTCCCGACGAGCTCGGCGGTCCGGCTGCCCTGCCGCCCGCGGGTCGGGGGACGGACGGCATCGGCCGGCTGCACCACCCGGGCGTACGGGACGAGCGGGCCGCACCTGAGGGCTCCGGGGCGGCCCCGGGCACCGTCGCACCCCCGCCCCGCCCCGGAACCGCCCTGCCCGCACCGCGCGCCGGGCTGCCCGCGCCCCAGTGGTGGTCACGGCCCGCGGACGCCGACGAGGCCGACGACGCCGACGAGCACGACGACCCGGACGACGGACCCCACGGCGGCCCCCGCCAGGACCCGCCCGGCGGTCCCCGCCGCGTCGAACTCGCCGGTGTCTGGCGCGACGGGCCCGGCCCCGCCTCGGACGGTCCCCTCCCGCTTCCGGCCGGCGGCGGTGCCGCCCGGTACGGGGGCGGTGCCCGTGACGCCCTGCGTGCCGACGCCCAGCGGGGTACGGACGCGGACGCCGGCGCGCGGCCCGTCCCCGCCGGCGGACGCTGGGACGAGATCGTCGCCGCCGGGGCGCCCGCTGCGGCCTACCGCGGCCCCACGACGCCCCTCGCGGCCGAGCGCGCCCGGCAGACCCGGATCGCGGTCGTCGGCGCGGTCACCGAGCGCTGGGCACCCGAGCAGGCGGGCCCGGTCCACGAGAACTGGCAGCTGGCCCCGCCCATCGGCCCGGCCACCGACCTCTGGGCGTTGGGCGCACTGCTCTACCGCGCGGTGCAGGGCCATGCCCCGTACCCGGAGGAGAACGCGGTCGAGCTGGTCCAGCTCGTCTGCGCCGAGCCGCCCGCGTTCGCCGAGGAATGCGGTCCGCTGCGTCCGGTCGTGGAGTCGCTGCTGCGTCAGGACCCCACCGAACGGCCGGACTTCGAGGAACTGCGGGGCTGGTTGCGTTCGCTGGTCCGCTCCGCCCCCGAGCCCGACGCGGGCACCGAGGTGGTGCCGCTGCCCTCCGTCGACGGCACCCGCCTCCCCGTCGTACGGCGCAGGGGAGAGCTGGTCCGCAGGCGCCGCGGCGGCGCCGAACTCCGGGGCCGGCACCGCCACAGGAAGGTCAGGGAGCCCCGTCCGCCCCGTGAACCCCGCGGGCGCCGTGACCCCCGCGAGCGCCCGGAGCGCAGCCCTCGCTCGCTGGGCCGGACGCTGCTCTTCCTGATCCTGCTCGTGCTCGCCGCGGCCATCGCCTACGCCGTGCTGTTCATGCCGAAGGCCGGTCCCGGCTCGGCGCCACGGTCCTCACCGGCGTCGTCCTCGTCCCAGGGTCCGGACCGGCAGGGGGCCCCGGCCGGAGAGGCCGGCGGCGACCCGTCGCCGGACGGCACGGGTCCGCAGACCTCCGCGCCCGCCGTCGACCTCGCCGACGGCTATGTCGTCCGCGTGGACCCGGAGGGCTTCCGGATCGGCGTCGACAAGACCTGGCAGCGCAGACCCGTCAACGACAGCGGCCAGGTCCGCTACGTCGGCGGCGACTTCACGCTCATCGTCGTCCCCGGCCGGGACACCGTCGCGGCGAACGGCTCCGACCCGATGGCGTACCAGCGTGACAAGGAGCGTGAACTCCAGCCCTTCCGCGACTCCTCCTGGTCCACCGCCTCCGGGCTGCGCCGGATCGACGTGGGCAAGCAGGCCATGGCGGAAGGCCAGTTCACGTGGCAGGACAGCACCGGACGCGAGGTGTACGTGCGCAACCTCGCCATGATCGTCGGCGGGGGTTACCACGTACTGCAGGTGATCGGACCCGAGGACCAGCGGGACAAGGTCACCGAGATCTACCAGCAGGCCACGGCCGCCTACCGCGCGGGGAGTTGA
- a CDS encoding succinic semialdehyde dehydrogenase — MTDSQAPAAQHTGALGTNPTAAAPAGVRTAADVVTPEVVAQLTRGVVGSGRTANHTPFTGEKLADLPESTPEDVAEAFARARAAQPAWAATSPRTRAAVLLRFHDLVLERQAEVLDLIQLETGKARLHAHEEVLAVAVAARHYGRKAPSYLRPKRHTGVVPVLTKTTELRQPRGVVGQIAPWNYPLELSVGDALPAFVSGNAVVMKPDTETALTALWARDLLIEAGLPAGVFQVVLGDGPVVGPEVVRHADYVSFTGSTRTGREVAQGAAARLVGVSLELGGKNAMLVLHDADIDKAAAGAVRACFSSAGQLCISIERLYVHESVADAFVERFAARTKAMRLGSALAYGADMGSLVGERQLETVKRHVEEAVAKGATLVAGGVHRTDIGPLFYEPTILDGVEAPMSVCTEETFGPVVSVYRFTDEDDVVEQANSTPYGLNSSVWTKDGRRGHAVAARLRTGTVNINEGYAPAYGSVQSPMGGMKDSGLSRRHGSEGILKYTEAQTVAQQRLIPLAPSFGMDDEKYAAFMSTSLKVMKALRLR; from the coding sequence ATGACGGACTCGCAGGCCCCCGCCGCCCAGCACACCGGCGCCCTCGGCACCAACCCCACCGCCGCCGCCCCGGCCGGCGTGCGCACCGCCGCCGACGTGGTCACACCCGAGGTGGTCGCCCAGCTCACCCGAGGCGTCGTCGGCTCCGGCCGTACCGCCAACCACACCCCGTTCACCGGGGAGAAGCTGGCGGACCTGCCCGAGTCCACCCCCGAGGACGTGGCCGAGGCCTTCGCCCGCGCCCGGGCCGCCCAGCCCGCCTGGGCCGCGACCTCCCCGCGCACCCGCGCCGCCGTGCTGCTGCGCTTCCACGACCTGGTCCTGGAGCGCCAGGCCGAGGTGCTGGACCTCATCCAGCTGGAGACCGGCAAGGCCCGGCTGCACGCCCACGAGGAGGTCCTGGCCGTCGCGGTCGCCGCCCGCCACTACGGCCGGAAGGCGCCCTCCTACCTGAGGCCCAAGCGGCACACCGGTGTCGTCCCGGTCCTCACCAAGACCACCGAACTGCGCCAGCCGCGCGGAGTCGTCGGCCAGATCGCGCCCTGGAACTACCCGTTGGAGCTGTCGGTCGGCGACGCGCTCCCCGCGTTCGTCTCCGGCAACGCCGTCGTGATGAAGCCCGACACCGAGACCGCGCTGACCGCGCTCTGGGCCCGTGACCTGCTCATCGAGGCAGGGCTCCCGGCGGGCGTCTTCCAGGTCGTCCTCGGCGACGGCCCGGTCGTCGGCCCCGAGGTCGTACGGCACGCCGACTACGTCTCGTTCACGGGCTCCACCCGCACGGGCCGAGAGGTCGCCCAGGGCGCCGCCGCCCGCCTCGTCGGCGTCTCCCTCGAACTCGGCGGCAAGAACGCCATGCTGGTGCTGCACGACGCCGACATCGACAAGGCCGCGGCCGGTGCCGTACGGGCCTGCTTCTCCTCCGCCGGGCAGCTCTGCATCTCCATCGAGCGGCTGTACGTGCACGAGTCGGTCGCCGACGCGTTCGTGGAGCGCTTCGCGGCCCGTACGAAGGCCATGCGGCTCGGCAGCGCCCTCGCGTACGGCGCCGACATGGGCTCCCTGGTGGGCGAGCGCCAGCTGGAGACGGTGAAGCGGCATGTCGAGGAGGCCGTCGCCAAGGGCGCCACCCTCGTCGCGGGCGGCGTCCACCGCACCGACATCGGCCCCCTGTTCTACGAGCCGACGATCCTCGACGGGGTCGAGGCGCCGATGTCCGTGTGCACCGAGGAGACGTTCGGACCGGTCGTCTCCGTCTACCGGTTCACGGACGAGGACGACGTCGTCGAGCAGGCCAACTCCACCCCGTACGGCCTCAACTCCAGCGTCTGGACCAAGGACGGCAGGCGCGGCCACGCGGTCGCTGCCCGGCTGCGCACCGGCACCGTCAACATCAACGAGGGCTACGCGCCCGCCTACGGCAGTGTGCAGTCGCCGATGGGCGGCATGAAGGACTCCGGTCTGAGCCGGCGCCACGGCTCCGAGGGCATCCTCAAGTACACCGAGGCCCAGACCGTGGCGCAGCAGCGGCTGATCCCGCTCGCCCCGTCCTTCGGCATGGACGACGAGAAGTACGCGGCGTTCATGAGCACGTCCCTGAAGGTGATGAAGGCCCTGCGGCTGCGCTAG
- a CDS encoding serine/threonine-protein kinase — MTNDGGRANEPTSYALRPPQVPPPAVPPQPGSAAPQPAPTRQVAGAPAVPADDPQTGRVIGGRYRLVSRLGHGGMGTVWRAHDEVVDRDVAVKEPRVPEHLGERERENVHLRMQREARAAARIDHPSVVTMHDVVMEDGKPWIVMELVRGQSLGDRLQEGTLDVREAARIGLAVLGALSAAHEAGVLHRDVKPDNVLLGRGDRVVLTDFGIAQVEGEQGLTETGAFVGSPEYIAPERVLGQRPGPESDLWSLGVVLYAAVEGVSPYRRSHTPATLQAVLSSEPQIPARGSGAFGTLVMQLLRKDPAARPDAAEIRSTLEAVARPSQPSLDTARVYGPAAAGPGGGSRWLPPVLHRNRPAQWGLLGGLLAVALAATAVVVDPFGGDELPEGWKVRPESEILAADVAVPEEYERSESDDGFAVDYRDPSGVFWIHLERVAPGAEKTTADVLEPRKDVWKNWYAKGGRNGTEIKDADVGTRDVTHQGAKSFETTVDFLFYGDDEEDAVRHRWHELVVPGKDKVHWRLRVQMPSEGAARQDGEQIFTNVVKHLQIQGL; from the coding sequence ATGACGAACGACGGGGGACGGGCGAACGAGCCCACCAGCTACGCACTCCGGCCGCCGCAGGTGCCGCCTCCTGCCGTGCCGCCGCAGCCCGGATCCGCCGCGCCGCAGCCGGCGCCGACCCGGCAGGTGGCCGGCGCACCGGCCGTGCCTGCCGACGACCCGCAGACGGGACGCGTCATCGGCGGGCGCTACCGGCTCGTCTCGCGCCTCGGGCACGGCGGCATGGGCACCGTCTGGCGCGCCCACGACGAGGTCGTCGACCGGGACGTGGCGGTCAAGGAGCCCCGGGTCCCGGAGCACCTGGGCGAGCGGGAGCGCGAGAACGTCCATCTGCGCATGCAACGCGAGGCCCGTGCCGCCGCCCGCATCGACCACCCTTCCGTCGTCACGATGCACGACGTCGTCATGGAGGACGGCAAGCCGTGGATCGTGATGGAGTTGGTGCGCGGCCAGTCCCTCGGGGACCGGCTCCAGGAGGGCACGCTGGACGTGCGCGAGGCCGCGAGGATCGGCCTCGCCGTCCTCGGCGCGCTGTCCGCCGCGCACGAGGCGGGTGTGCTCCACCGTGACGTGAAGCCGGACAACGTCCTGCTGGGGCGCGGCGACCGGGTCGTGCTCACCGACTTCGGCATCGCGCAGGTCGAGGGCGAGCAGGGCCTCACCGAAACCGGTGCGTTCGTCGGCTCGCCCGAGTACATCGCCCCGGAACGGGTGCTGGGTCAGCGCCCCGGCCCGGAGTCGGACCTGTGGTCCCTCGGCGTGGTGCTGTACGCGGCCGTCGAGGGCGTGTCCCCGTACCGGCGCTCGCACACCCCCGCCACGCTCCAGGCCGTGCTCTCCTCGGAGCCCCAGATCCCGGCGCGCGGTTCGGGGGCCTTCGGCACGCTGGTGATGCAGCTGCTGCGCAAGGACCCGGCGGCCCGGCCGGACGCCGCCGAGATCCGCTCCACGCTGGAGGCCGTGGCCCGTCCGTCCCAGCCCTCCCTCGACACGGCGCGTGTGTACGGCCCCGCGGCCGCCGGCCCGGGCGGCGGCTCCCGCTGGCTGCCGCCGGTGCTGCACCGCAACCGTCCCGCCCAGTGGGGACTCCTCGGCGGCCTCCTCGCGGTGGCGCTCGCCGCCACCGCCGTCGTCGTCGACCCCTTCGGCGGCGACGAACTGCCCGAGGGGTGGAAGGTGCGTCCCGAGAGCGAGATCCTCGCGGCGGACGTGGCCGTGCCGGAGGAGTACGAACGGTCGGAGTCCGACGACGGCTTCGCCGTGGACTACCGCGACCCCAGCGGGGTGTTCTGGATCCACCTGGAGCGCGTCGCGCCCGGTGCCGAGAAGACCACCGCGGACGTCCTCGAGCCGAGGAAGGACGTCTGGAAGAACTGGTACGCGAAGGGCGGCAGGAACGGCACGGAGATCAAGGACGCCGACGTCGGCACCAGGGACGTCACGCACCAGGGCGCGAAGTCCTTCGAGACGACGGTCGACTTCCTGTTCTACGGGGACGACGAAGAGGACGCCGTGCGCCACCGCTGGCACGAACTGGTCGTGCCGGGCAAGGACAAGGTGCACTGGCGGCTGAGGGTGCAGATGCCCTCGGAGGGCGCCGCACGGCAGGACGGGGAGCAGATCTTCACGAACGTCGTGAAGCACCTGCAGATCCAGGGCCTGTGA